One part of the Candidatus Bathyarchaeota archaeon genome encodes these proteins:
- a CDS encoding helix-turn-helix domain-containing protein — translation MDPQCEVIGKYVLPLYRSMLAKELVQKYHLSQTDAAKKLGTTQAAISQYLSSKRAYKGVDQVQEFMPKLQAMAENTAQKLVSKEISAEDITVNFCGLCSTFCRHAENDGAPKPDYYI, via the coding sequence ATGGATCCTCAATGCGAAGTAATCGGCAAATACGTCTTACCCCTCTACCGCTCAATGCTCGCAAAAGAACTAGTGCAAAAATACCATCTATCCCAAACCGACGCCGCCAAAAAACTCGGAACCACCCAAGCCGCCATAAGCCAATACCTTAGCTCCAAACGCGCCTACAAGGGTGTTGATCAGGTTCAAGAGTTCATGCCGAAGCTGCAGGCGATGGCGGAGAATACTGCCCAGAAACTTGTTTCTAAAGAAATCAGCGCCGAGGACATTACAGTTAACTTCTGCGGGCTCTGCTCTACCTTCTGTAGACATGCCGAAAACGATGGCGCCCCAAAACCCGACTACTACATATAA
- a CDS encoding CBS domain-containing protein, with protein MFPTLEDIAKRRRQLGLKQSELAKAAGVSQSLIAKLEAGTIDSSYSKVKTIFDVLERLEFKTKIQAEKILHHEVISVQRTAPVSEVVKVMKEHGISQMPVFDGKQSVGSISEKAIMHQILAGQDLEEISRQPTERIMEEAFPQINEEAPLSLISSLLQTYSAVLVSRRGEIMGIITKADLLRML; from the coding sequence ATGTTTCCAACCCTTGAAGACATCGCTAAACGCCGCCGACAACTAGGTCTCAAACAGAGCGAACTCGCCAAAGCCGCAGGCGTCAGCCAATCCCTCATCGCTAAACTCGAAGCAGGCACCATAGATTCCTCTTACAGCAAAGTAAAAACCATCTTTGATGTACTGGAGCGGCTGGAATTTAAAACCAAGATCCAAGCCGAAAAAATCCTCCACCATGAAGTCATCAGCGTACAGAGGACCGCCCCCGTCTCAGAGGTCGTTAAAGTCATGAAGGAGCATGGAATCTCTCAGATGCCGGTGTTTGATGGTAAACAATCCGTGGGCAGCATATCGGAGAAGGCTATTATGCATCAGATTTTGGCGGGGCAGGATTTAGAGGAGATTTCTCGGCAGCCCACGGAGAGAATCATGGAGGAGGCTTTTCCCCAGATTAATGAGGAGGCTCCGCTTTCGCTGATTTCTAGTTTGCTTCAGACGTATTCGGCTGTGTTGGTTTCTCGGAGGGGTGAAATCATGGGTATTATTACGAAGGCGGATTTGCTGCGGATGCTTTGA